A genome region from Pseudomonadota bacterium includes the following:
- a CDS encoding LEA type 2 family protein: MRPLCRIFVVLLMAMGAACSTLLFDIQQPEITVSSFRALPSDGTALNFEIMLHIKNPNPVTLRLEAISYAASIEGHRIISGTADALGSVEANGEGEYPILAQANLVASAALLVDLLRNPKELVSYEFSATIDLGGLMPDIRIRKRGELSMSGT, from the coding sequence ATGAGACCATTGTGCAGAATATTTGTTGTATTGCTGATGGCGATGGGCGCGGCGTGCTCAACCTTGCTGTTTGATATCCAGCAACCTGAAATCACCGTAAGCTCGTTTCGGGCTTTGCCCTCCGACGGTACTGCCCTGAATTTTGAAATCATGCTGCATATCAAGAACCCGAACCCGGTTACGCTGAGGCTGGAGGCAATCTCCTATGCGGCCAGTATCGAAGGCCATCGGATCATTAGCGGTACTGCCGATGCGCTGGGCAGTGTCGAGGCAAATGGGGAGGGCGAGTACCCGATCCTGGCCCAGGCGAACCTGGTAGCCAGCGCCGCCCTGCTTGTCGATCTGCTCAGAAACCCAAAGGAATTGGTGAGCTATGAATTTTCGGCAACGATCGACCTCGGTGGGTTGATGCCGGATATCCGCATCCGGAAACGGGGCGAACTTTCGATGTCCGGCACCTGA
- a CDS encoding CPXCG motif-containing cysteine-rich protein, which translates to MLNETKTVRACCPYCGEQITLVVDCSVDHQVYVEDCEVCCKPISIEATADEEGTVILSLMDADS; encoded by the coding sequence ATGCTGAACGAGACGAAAACGGTACGGGCCTGCTGTCCTTACTGTGGGGAACAGATTACATTGGTCGTCGATTGCAGCGTTGATCATCAGGTTTACGTGGAAGATTGCGAGGTCTGCTGCAAACCGATCTCGATCGAGGCTACGGCAGACGAGGAAGGCACGGTGATTTTGAGCTTGATGGACGCAGACTCCTAG
- a CDS encoding CopG family transcriptional regulator, with protein MNETAQKRATVYFDPLLHRALRLKAAATDRSISELVNEAVKAALAEDASDIEAFEVREKEPDYAFEDVVKDLKRRGKI; from the coding sequence ATGAACGAAACCGCCCAAAAAAGAGCCACCGTTTACTTCGACCCGTTACTACATCGCGCGCTGCGTCTAAAAGCGGCTGCAACCGATCGCAGTATTTCCGAACTTGTCAACGAGGCCGTCAAAGCCGCCCTTGCGGAAGACGCCAGCGACATTGAGGCCTTCGAAGTTCGGGAAAAAGAACCAGACTATGCGTTTGAGGACGTCGTTAAGGACTTGAAACGACGTGGCAAAATATAG
- a CDS encoding type II toxin-antitoxin system RelE/ParE family toxin encodes MAKYSLRIKKSARKELELIATKADRRRVIRRIKSLADNPRPPGALKLSGLERYRIRQGRYRILYTIEDAVLIVHLIKIGDRKDVYRSK; translated from the coding sequence GTGGCAAAATATAGTCTGCGGATTAAGAAATCGGCCCGTAAAGAACTTGAATTGATCGCCACGAAGGCGGATCGGCGGCGCGTTATCAGGCGTATAAAATCACTCGCTGATAATCCAAGACCTCCTGGTGCATTGAAGTTGTCAGGCCTCGAGCGTTATCGAATCCGCCAGGGTCGCTATCGCATTCTCTACACCATCGAGGATGCGGTATTGATCGTCCACCTAATCAAAATCGGCGATCGCAAGGATGTCTACCGAAGCAAGTAG
- a CDS encoding VOC family protein, with amino-acid sequence MIGYVTLGTNDIERAAAFYDALLGELGASRFMESATFIAWSVSPTTPAISVIKPNDGNPATVGNGSMVAISVDSPDKVDQLHAKALELGAKDEGAPGKRRDGGFYAGYFRDLDGNKLNAFCMK; translated from the coding sequence ATGATTGGTTACGTAACCCTGGGGACTAACGATATCGAACGCGCGGCCGCATTTTATGATGCGCTCCTGGGTGAGCTGGGTGCGAGCCGGTTCATGGAATCGGCAACCTTTATCGCGTGGAGCGTTTCCCCGACCACGCCAGCTATATCCGTGATCAAGCCCAATGACGGCAACCCGGCGACCGTCGGCAACGGAAGCATGGTAGCTATCAGCGTCGATTCTCCAGACAAAGTGGATCAACTGCATGCCAAGGCATTGGAACTGGGCGCAAAGGACGAGGGGGCGCCGGGTAAACGTCGCGACGGCGGGTTCTACGCGGGTTATTTCAGGGATCTGGACGGCAACAAGCTGAACGCTTTTTGTATGAAGTGA
- a CDS encoding amidase, giving the protein MIACAPDSPDRSPAYLSVGQLQEAMTSGEFSSAELVSHLLARIEEIDRSGPGLHSIIEINPDVLAIATALDDERRAGRVRGPLHGIPVVLKANIDTGDAMATTAGSLALAGHRAPDDAFHVAALREAGAIILGKANLSEWANFRSSDSSSGWSGIGGQTKNPYVLDRNPCGSSSGSAVAVAAGLVPLAVGTETDGSVTCPSGINGIVGIKPTVGLVSRDGIIPISHTQDTAGPMATSVRDAAILLTAMAKEDETDPASSNHPGDRDYTAGLDSASLDGVRIGVWRKYHGADRRPRVKAIFERTITRLDDLGATIIDPIGFNIPVGANDAEYELLLYEFKAGLTKYLADAGVDPSINDLSGIIAFNRDNAEQSMPWFGQDILEKAAGKGKLDEPRYLQALQDSQLAMRQALDEVLGRHQLDAIVAPTNAPAWQTDFLDGDRFSLSSSKPAAVSGYPAITLPAGDVLGLPVGITLFGVPFSEEKLIRYAFVLEQATKARRNPQFIPSLEE; this is encoded by the coding sequence ATGATCGCTTGTGCGCCAGACAGCCCGGATAGAAGCCCCGCATACCTGTCCGTTGGCCAGCTTCAGGAGGCGATGACGAGCGGCGAGTTCAGTTCTGCGGAACTGGTGTCTCACTTGCTCGCACGCATTGAAGAAATCGATCGCAGCGGACCCGGTCTTCATTCGATCATCGAGATCAACCCCGATGTCCTGGCGATCGCGACTGCCCTGGACGATGAGCGCAGGGCAGGGCGCGTGCGAGGGCCGTTGCATGGCATACCGGTCGTGTTAAAGGCCAACATCGATACCGGCGATGCCATGGCGACGACCGCCGGTTCTTTGGCGCTGGCCGGTCATCGAGCGCCGGACGATGCATTCCATGTTGCGGCATTGCGGGAAGCGGGCGCGATCATCCTGGGCAAGGCCAACCTGAGCGAATGGGCTAATTTCAGGTCTTCCGATTCGTCCAGCGGCTGGAGCGGGATCGGTGGGCAGACCAAAAACCCTTATGTGCTGGACCGCAACCCTTGCGGCTCATCGAGTGGATCGGCGGTTGCAGTAGCGGCGGGGCTGGTGCCGCTGGCAGTCGGTACCGAGACCGACGGGTCGGTCACCTGCCCATCCGGTATCAACGGTATCGTCGGGATCAAGCCAACGGTAGGGCTGGTCAGCCGTGACGGGATCATCCCGATCTCTCATACGCAGGACACCGCCGGTCCGATGGCGACAAGCGTCCGGGATGCGGCCATTCTGTTGACCGCCATGGCGAAAGAGGACGAAACGGATCCAGCGTCCTCGAACCATCCGGGTGATCGGGACTACACAGCGGGGCTTGATTCAGCTTCCCTCGATGGCGTGCGCATTGGCGTCTGGCGTAAGTATCACGGTGCCGATCGTCGCCCCAGGGTAAAAGCAATTTTCGAGCGCACTATTACCCGGCTTGATGATCTTGGCGCGACAATTATCGATCCGATCGGTTTTAATATCCCGGTAGGCGCCAACGATGCTGAGTACGAGTTATTGTTGTACGAATTCAAGGCGGGCCTCACCAAGTATCTCGCTGATGCCGGCGTCGACCCGTCTATCAACGATTTGTCCGGGATCATCGCATTTAACCGCGATAACGCTGAGCAATCGATGCCCTGGTTTGGCCAGGACATCCTGGAAAAGGCCGCGGGCAAGGGTAAGCTGGATGAGCCCAGGTATTTGCAGGCCTTGCAGGATAGTCAGTTAGCGATGCGCCAGGCGCTCGATGAGGTTTTGGGTCGGCACCAGCTGGATGCGATCGTTGCGCCAACCAATGCACCGGCATGGCAGACGGATTTCCTCGATGGTGACCGCTTCAGCCTTTCCAGTTCCAAGCCGGCAGCGGTCTCCGGTTACCCGGCAATCACACTGCCTGCGGGTGATGTATTGGGCCTGCCGGTGGGCATTACGTTGTTTGGCGTCCCGTTTAGCGAAGAAAAACTGATCCGGTACGCCTTCGTGCTGGAACAGGCCACAAAAGCCAGGAGAAATCCGCAATTCATACCTTCGCTGGAAGAATAA
- a CDS encoding group 1 truncated hemoglobin: MKISSFFFGVIMATLVLIGAPAFAEQTADDPVVDTGPTLYERLGGGEGVQKIISDAISLHLENPTIKHRMEGVDLKYLVASVSAFFSAGTGGPNNYTGPDMATAHAGMMLSHEEFDAAVSDVLAAVMANVDDGQAERDEVQAILLSLRDQVVGK; encoded by the coding sequence ATGAAAATTTCGAGTTTCTTTTTTGGCGTGATTATGGCTACGCTCGTTTTGATCGGTGCGCCAGCGTTCGCCGAACAAACAGCCGACGATCCAGTGGTCGATACGGGCCCAACCTTGTATGAGCGCTTGGGTGGTGGCGAGGGCGTACAGAAAATCATTAGCGATGCGATCTCGTTACATCTGGAGAACCCGACAATCAAGCACCGGATGGAAGGCGTTGACTTGAAATACCTGGTGGCCTCCGTATCGGCATTTTTTTCCGCGGGTACCGGCGGACCAAACAACTATACGGGCCCGGACATGGCCACTGCGCATGCCGGCATGATGTTGAGCCACGAAGAATTTGACGCGGCCGTGTCAGACGTGCTGGCTGCAGTAATGGCTAACGTCGACGATGGACAGGCCGAGCGTGACGAGGTGCAGGCAATTTTGCTGTCGCTTCGTGACCAGGTGGTGGGCAAGTAA
- a CDS encoding NAD-dependent epimerase/dehydratase family protein, protein MKSALVTGASGLLGSYIVKRLHADGWCVAALVRDPARSAWVEEIGGTLIQGDILDVSSLTKAAMGRDVVFHTAAAIGTGDNPRSIWTGNVVGTANLVQAATIAGARVVHISTTSVFGRDRYHEKPTDEFSPLPKLPQIDVYGRSKQDAEKVILSAHSRGRIWGCIIRPPVMYGRHDRQFLPRIAPLLRRGIFPLIGGGRTTLAVVHASSVADGAVRAATRFSAGGKIYHLTNDFELTLADFVALAEKGLGRRIKTVDVPMRMGQAVFRTLALLLSTVRRRDLAQHMRGVFDLLARDNPFTSNRARRELDWSPYMTPDIGIPEAFAWWKKNHASASNAIKTR, encoded by the coding sequence ATGAAATCCGCACTGGTAACCGGGGCCAGCGGATTGCTCGGTTCCTACATCGTAAAGCGATTGCATGCCGATGGATGGTGCGTTGCCGCTCTCGTTCGCGACCCGGCCAGGTCTGCCTGGGTTGAGGAAATCGGCGGGACCCTGATCCAGGGAGACATCCTGGATGTGAGTTCGCTGACAAAGGCGGCAATGGGCCGGGATGTTGTATTTCACACAGCCGCCGCAATCGGAACGGGCGACAACCCGAGGTCGATCTGGACCGGCAATGTCGTCGGCACAGCCAACCTGGTGCAGGCTGCGACCATTGCGGGAGCCCGGGTCGTCCACATCAGTACAACCTCGGTATTTGGTCGCGACCGTTACCACGAAAAACCAACCGACGAGTTTTCGCCGCTACCGAAACTGCCGCAAATCGATGTCTATGGCCGTTCAAAGCAGGACGCCGAAAAAGTCATCCTGTCGGCTCACAGCAGGGGCAGGATATGGGGCTGCATAATCCGGCCGCCAGTCATGTATGGCAGACACGACCGCCAGTTCCTGCCGCGCATTGCTCCCTTGCTGAGGCGCGGGATATTTCCGTTGATCGGCGGTGGCCGTACAACGTTGGCCGTGGTACACGCCAGCTCGGTGGCGGACGGCGCCGTGCGTGCTGCCACTCGATTTTCCGCCGGTGGAAAAATTTATCATCTCACCAACGATTTTGAGCTGACCCTTGCGGATTTTGTTGCCCTGGCCGAGAAAGGGCTGGGCCGGCGCATCAAAACGGTCGATGTCCCCATGCGCATGGGGCAAGCCGTTTTCCGGACACTCGCGCTGTTGCTATCGACCGTCAGGCGTCGCGACCTCGCGCAACACATGCGGGGTGTCTTCGACTTGTTGGCACGCGACAACCCATTCACTTCCAATCGCGCCCGGCGGGAACTGGACTGGTCGCCTTATATGACACCAGACATCGGCATCCCGGAGGCATTCGCCTGGTGGAAAAAAAATCATGCATCGGCCAGCAACGCCATAAAGACCCGCTGA
- a CDS encoding pyrroloquinoline quinone-dependent dehydrogenase — protein sequence MKAGKRAKSIIGLGLAVSSLITISADDEIPALALMPSGISTMPADWPTSDGVQGTHYSPLHDITLENVNTLEVAWTYRTGDVSDDLNGRVGTAFEATPLMVDATLFVPTPYSRVIALDAETGEELWSFDAGLDKTDPSHIMAATRGISTWLDETTKPGDRCHRRIFLAAYDAYLFALDSKTGTVCRDFGNDGRIDLGDGVAFLDGNRHLYKQSAPPAVIDDLVIVGSKIIDSQVVASPSGVVRAFDARSGQLRWRWEPLSGVSGINDDGAEVPAGAANTWATITVDKERDLLFVPTGSASPDHWGGLREGKNLYANSLVALRASTGEVVWHYQIVHHDLWDYDLASPPALITISRNGERIPAVVQGTKMGYLFILHRETGQPLFPIVEQPVPASDVPGEIAWPTQPVPLLPRPLGPQGLSPNDAWGLTPIDRSVCRKKINGLRHDGIFAPPSLRGTIVFPGFLGGTSWGGIAYDPDAQIIVTNTNRIATVATLIPRHQLARASQSFDDQSVVANQAPAQYGVRRSVLLSPLNVPCSPPPWGLLHAVDARTGELRWEIPLGTMRDLIVLPSPTAWGSPNLGGAIIAGGLVFIAATMDRRIRAFDLASGELAWEDELPASAQATPMTYRARRGGRQFLVIAAGGHALMRSALGDYVVAYTLPDSGKDR from the coding sequence ATGAAAGCTGGAAAAAGAGCGAAATCCATCATCGGCCTTGGCTTGGCCGTCAGCTCGCTCATCACAATTTCTGCCGATGACGAAATACCAGCACTGGCGCTCATGCCGTCTGGAATCTCGACCATGCCAGCGGACTGGCCAACCAGCGACGGCGTGCAAGGCACACACTATTCACCGCTGCACGACATCACGCTGGAAAACGTAAACACCCTGGAGGTCGCCTGGACCTACCGCACCGGCGATGTCAGTGACGACCTAAACGGCCGGGTCGGAACGGCGTTCGAAGCGACTCCACTGATGGTTGACGCAACGCTTTTCGTTCCGACGCCCTACAGTCGCGTGATCGCGCTGGACGCGGAAACCGGCGAGGAGCTCTGGTCTTTCGACGCGGGCCTGGACAAGACCGACCCGAGTCACATCATGGCAGCCACACGTGGAATTTCGACCTGGCTCGACGAGACCACAAAACCTGGCGATCGATGTCACCGGCGCATATTTCTTGCAGCTTACGATGCGTATCTGTTCGCGCTGGATTCGAAAACCGGCACTGTCTGCAGGGACTTCGGCAATGACGGCCGTATCGATCTTGGCGATGGTGTTGCCTTCCTGGACGGCAATAGACATTTGTACAAGCAATCGGCGCCGCCAGCCGTGATCGACGATCTGGTTATCGTCGGCTCCAAGATTATCGACAGCCAGGTCGTGGCGTCACCCAGCGGCGTGGTGCGGGCTTTCGATGCCCGCAGCGGCCAACTGCGTTGGCGTTGGGAGCCGCTTTCAGGCGTAAGCGGTATCAATGACGATGGCGCTGAAGTGCCGGCCGGGGCAGCGAACACCTGGGCCACGATTACCGTCGATAAAGAACGCGACCTGCTATTTGTCCCAACCGGTAGCGCAAGTCCCGATCACTGGGGAGGCCTGCGGGAAGGCAAAAACCTTTATGCCAATTCATTGGTCGCCCTGCGTGCATCGACGGGCGAAGTTGTCTGGCATTACCAGATCGTTCATCACGACCTGTGGGATTACGACCTCGCGTCACCTCCCGCGCTGATAACCATCAGCCGTAACGGTGAAAGGATTCCGGCCGTGGTCCAGGGCACCAAGATGGGATATCTGTTTATCCTGCATCGCGAGACCGGTCAGCCCCTGTTTCCGATCGTGGAACAGCCGGTTCCGGCCAGCGATGTACCCGGTGAGATCGCCTGGCCAACCCAGCCGGTGCCGCTGCTTCCCAGGCCGCTTGGGCCGCAAGGGCTGTCCCCAAACGATGCCTGGGGCCTGACGCCGATCGATCGTTCAGTTTGCCGCAAGAAAATCAACGGCCTTCGACACGATGGGATATTCGCCCCACCGAGTCTGCGAGGAACGATCGTGTTTCCGGGCTTCCTCGGCGGCACCAGCTGGGGTGGCATTGCCTATGACCCTGACGCGCAGATCATCGTTACCAACACCAATCGGATCGCCACGGTCGCGACATTGATCCCCAGGCATCAGCTCGCCAGGGCAAGCCAAAGTTTTGATGACCAGTCCGTCGTCGCAAACCAGGCGCCCGCTCAATACGGCGTCCGCCGCTCGGTTCTGCTGTCACCGCTGAACGTTCCCTGCAGCCCTCCTCCCTGGGGGCTGTTACACGCCGTCGACGCCCGCACCGGTGAACTGCGCTGGGAAATCCCGCTGGGGACCATGCGCGACCTGATTGTCCTGCCCTCGCCAACGGCCTGGGGGTCTCCCAATCTTGGTGGGGCGATCATCGCCGGCGGCCTGGTTTTTATCGCCGCCACCATGGACCGCCGTATTCGTGCATTCGACCTGGCCAGCGGCGAGCTCGCCTGGGAAGACGAACTGCCCGCATCCGCCCAGGCGACCCCAATGACTTACCGTGCGCGCCGGGGCGGTCGCCAGTTCCTGGTGATCGCCGCCGGTGGCCACGCCCTTATGCGCTCAGCACTTGGCGACTACGTCGTTGCCTACACGCTGCCGGATTCCGGCAAGGATCGATGA
- a CDS encoding NAD(P)H-dependent oxidoreductase translates to MAESNRLNTAVIYGSVRRGRQGIKAARFVVNKLKERDHIVTLIDPREHQLPFLDLMHKEYESGKAPEAMEKVSQILEKADGYIIVSAEYNHSISASLKNLLDHYQSEYHYKPSGIVTYSAGPFGGVRALLNLRGILAELGTPSIPSAFPISQIHNAFDDDGKPLDPAYEQRIVKFLDEFEWYEKALKNARKHEECSDELPMQQAMCREMV, encoded by the coding sequence ATGGCAGAGTCCAATCGATTAAACACCGCCGTGATATACGGCAGCGTCCGGCGAGGCCGCCAGGGGATCAAGGCGGCGCGTTTCGTGGTTAACAAATTGAAAGAGCGCGACCACATCGTCACGCTGATCGATCCTCGCGAGCACCAGTTACCGTTTCTGGACTTGATGCATAAGGAATATGAGTCGGGCAAAGCGCCCGAGGCGATGGAAAAAGTCAGTCAGATTCTCGAGAAGGCTGACGGATATATCATTGTCAGCGCGGAATATAACCACAGCATATCGGCATCGCTAAAAAATCTGCTCGATCATTACCAGAGCGAGTATCACTACAAGCCCAGTGGAATCGTCACCTATTCCGCCGGTCCATTCGGCGGAGTCCGTGCCTTGCTAAACCTCCGCGGCATCCTTGCGGAACTTGGCACGCCGAGCATTCCCAGTGCCTTCCCGATTTCCCAAATCCACAACGCTTTTGATGATGACGGCAAGCCGCTGGATCCCGCGTACGAGCAACGAATCGTCAAGTTTCTCGATGAGTTTGAGTGGTATGAAAAGGCATTAAAGAACGCGCGGAAACATGAGGAATGCAGCGATGAACTGCCGATGCAGCAGGCTATGTGCCGGGAAATGGTCTGA
- a CDS encoding VacJ family lipoprotein, which produces MICRWCQIIVLGLLLMQVGACASSPKVIEGEAQVRSSADPWEPLNRGIYAVSDGLDTITLKPLAKGYKAITPGFVRRGISNFFANLGTPLDIINNLLQGKGRDALSDTARLVMNSTVGIGGLFDPATSAGLVQHDEDFGQTLAKWGVPNGPYVMVPVLGPRTLRDLITVPLDIFLDPLFHYENSSIRDKLWILQGIHLRAKLLAVENLINDSFDPYITIREAYLQNREFRIYDGDPPEDDDDLFDEFFEEE; this is translated from the coding sequence ATGATATGTCGTTGGTGCCAGATTATTGTCCTTGGGTTGCTATTGATGCAGGTAGGTGCCTGCGCGAGTTCGCCCAAGGTCATCGAAGGAGAAGCGCAAGTTCGTTCTTCTGCCGATCCTTGGGAGCCCCTCAATCGTGGCATCTACGCCGTCAGTGACGGGCTAGATACCATCACCCTAAAACCTCTCGCCAAAGGTTACAAAGCAATAACGCCTGGGTTTGTGCGCAGGGGAATTTCAAATTTCTTTGCCAACCTGGGAACGCCATTGGATATCATCAATAATCTTCTGCAAGGTAAAGGGCGGGATGCGCTGAGCGACACGGCTCGGCTGGTTATGAACAGTACGGTCGGTATTGGCGGTTTATTCGATCCGGCGACATCCGCCGGACTCGTGCAGCATGATGAAGATTTCGGGCAAACACTGGCGAAATGGGGTGTCCCCAATGGCCCTTATGTGATGGTGCCGGTCCTCGGGCCGCGAACGCTCAGAGACCTGATTACCGTTCCTTTGGATATTTTCCTCGATCCTCTTTTCCATTACGAGAACTCGTCGATTCGGGACAAGCTTTGGATACTGCAAGGCATTCACCTGCGAGCGAAGCTGCTTGCGGTTGAAAACCTAATCAATGACTCCTTTGACCCCTACATAACGATTCGGGAAGCATATCTGCAGAATCGCGAATTTCGCATCTACGACGGTGATCCTCCAGAGGATGACGATGATCTCTTCGACGAATTTTTTGAAGAGGAATAG
- a CDS encoding ABC transporter substrate-binding protein produces MGTPSRRVKPDFSFLFLFANGDRIVRSIALTLILGLFSLPAIAESPNDVVADVLNLLDQEIKTRKEELSNDKQALYALIDDILLPSFDRKFAAQLVLARHWRTASDDQKTRFVAAFYATLVHRYADGVLQFDLDKMEILPFRGDKPEKRTMVKTTVLLDDGTEVPVHYAMVKRPQGWLMYDVKIEGISYVRNFRAEINSEVNATSLDAVIERLEAEAAADPGK; encoded by the coding sequence ATGGGGACGCCGAGCCGGCGTGTTAAGCCAGATTTCTCGTTTTTATTCTTGTTCGCAAATGGAGACAGGATTGTGAGATCGATTGCACTTACACTCATATTGGGCCTGTTTTCGTTACCCGCGATTGCGGAGTCGCCAAACGATGTCGTTGCCGACGTGCTGAATTTGCTTGATCAGGAGATCAAAACACGGAAAGAGGAGCTTTCGAACGATAAACAGGCTCTGTATGCGCTCATCGATGACATTCTGCTGCCGAGTTTCGATCGCAAATTTGCGGCTCAGCTTGTGCTGGCCAGGCATTGGCGCACAGCGAGCGATGACCAAAAAACACGATTTGTTGCAGCGTTCTATGCGACCCTGGTGCATCGATATGCAGACGGTGTCTTGCAATTTGATTTGGATAAAATGGAGATCCTGCCGTTTCGGGGAGACAAACCCGAGAAACGAACAATGGTGAAAACTACGGTCCTACTCGATGACGGCACAGAGGTACCGGTCCACTACGCCATGGTAAAACGTCCGCAAGGATGGCTGATGTATGATGTGAAGATCGAAGGGATTTCATATGTTCGAAATTTCCGCGCTGAAATCAACAGCGAAGTCAACGCAACGAGCCTCGATGCTGTCATCGAGCGCTTGGAAGCGGAGGCTGCTGCCGACCCGGGAAAATGA